In Chitinophaga nivalis, a single genomic region encodes these proteins:
- a CDS encoding bifunctional helix-turn-helix transcriptional regulator/GNAT family N-acetyltransferase, with product MLPDSQLVGDIRHFNRFYTNMIGLLNLQILDSNLSLSEVRVLYEIDHREKCTAGQLIAALQVDGGYLSRMLKKFEQEGWLLRQQSAADGRTFLLYLSAKGKKKMAALNEKSSADVQRMLTPLNTQQQQEVASSMKTIEQHLLTPAATPDIRFRYTLQPGDIGYLVHMHGSLYGQESGFNVVFEAYVCKTFYDFVPTYNPDKDRMILATLNDRIIGSVAIVNTSKHQAQLRWFLIDPSCRGQGLGKKLLQQAMDFCREKNYRKVHLMTADTQTTAIALYKREGFRKTTEKRHQQWGQELCEERYDVELA from the coding sequence ATGTTACCTGATAGCCAGCTGGTAGGCGATATTCGCCACTTCAACCGTTTCTACACCAATATGATTGGATTATTGAATCTGCAGATCCTGGACAGTAATTTATCCCTTTCCGAAGTGCGCGTATTGTATGAAATTGATCATCGCGAAAAATGTACAGCAGGCCAACTGATCGCAGCGTTGCAGGTAGATGGGGGATATCTCAGCCGTATGCTGAAAAAATTTGAACAGGAAGGCTGGCTGCTGCGACAACAATCTGCTGCCGACGGCCGTACCTTTTTGTTGTACCTGTCTGCCAAAGGAAAGAAAAAAATGGCGGCACTGAATGAAAAGTCATCGGCAGATGTGCAGCGGATGTTAACGCCCCTGAATACCCAACAGCAACAGGAAGTAGCCAGTTCCATGAAAACCATCGAACAACATTTACTGACACCGGCAGCAACACCGGATATCCGTTTCCGTTATACCCTGCAACCCGGTGATATCGGGTACCTGGTACATATGCATGGCTCCCTGTACGGACAGGAATCCGGATTCAATGTGGTGTTTGAAGCATATGTATGTAAAACCTTCTACGATTTTGTACCTACCTATAATCCCGACAAAGACCGCATGATTCTGGCTACCCTCAACGACCGGATTATCGGCTCGGTGGCGATTGTGAATACGTCAAAGCACCAGGCGCAGTTGCGCTGGTTTTTGATAGATCCATCCTGCCGCGGACAAGGACTGGGCAAAAAACTGCTGCAACAGGCGATGGATTTCTGCCGGGAAAAAAATTACCGGAAAGTACACCTGATGACAGCAGATACACAAACCACTGCCATTGCCCTCTATAAAAGGGAAGGGTTCCGTAAAACCACCGAAAAGCGCCACCAGCAATGGGGACAGGAATTATGTGAGGAGCGTTACGACGTGGAACTGGCCTGA
- a CDS encoding sodium:solute symporter — translation MSPGLLFSFVIAYFVILLVVAWYTGRNSNNDSFFIGNRNSNWMLVAFGMIGTSLSGVTFVSVPGAVGKDAFTYLQITIGYFFGYISIAYILIPLYYRLQLTSIYNYLGSRFGTRSYKTGASFFILSRTLGATARLYLVVRILQDAILSSFGIPFWMTTLILLFMILVYTYEGGVKTIVYTDTLQTTCMLAGLIICVIYILNTMHLGFGESITAMHEKGLTRIFNTDPNDKLFFVKQILAGAFITITMTGMDQEMMQKNISVKTLKDAKKNMVSLAFIMLFVISLFLFLGGLLHLYGAQVNVAATGDKLFPELALHHMPPVVSVIFIIALISALFPSADGAMTALTASFCIDILGMQRRTDWSEAQKKKYRQRIHLLMAFVFLLFVMIFEWVNNQSMIGVILKVATYTYGPLLGLFAFGILSKRRVTDALVPIVCVAAPVLCFILDKNQAAIFGNFQIGLELLIINGLFTYIGLLLISKKQ, via the coding sequence ATGTCGCCAGGATTATTATTCTCATTCGTTATTGCCTACTTTGTCATACTATTAGTTGTTGCGTGGTATACAGGCCGCAATTCCAACAACGATTCCTTCTTCATCGGAAACCGCAACAGCAACTGGATGCTGGTTGCCTTTGGTATGATCGGCACCTCCCTCAGCGGAGTTACTTTTGTTAGCGTGCCTGGTGCTGTGGGTAAAGATGCCTTTACCTATCTCCAGATTACCATCGGTTATTTCTTTGGCTATATCAGTATTGCGTATATACTGATTCCCTTGTATTACCGCCTGCAGCTCACCTCCATTTATAATTATCTGGGCAGCCGGTTTGGTACCAGGTCGTATAAAACCGGGGCTTCCTTCTTTATTCTTTCGCGTACACTCGGCGCTACGGCCCGGTTATACCTGGTAGTAAGAATATTACAGGATGCCATTCTCTCCAGCTTTGGAATTCCTTTCTGGATGACCACCCTTATCCTGTTGTTCATGATATTGGTGTATACCTATGAAGGAGGTGTAAAAACCATCGTGTATACGGATACGTTACAAACCACGTGCATGCTGGCCGGACTGATTATCTGTGTGATATACATCCTGAACACCATGCACCTCGGATTCGGGGAAAGCATTACCGCTATGCATGAAAAAGGCCTCACACGCATCTTCAACACGGATCCGAACGATAAGCTCTTTTTTGTGAAACAGATCCTGGCCGGGGCTTTCATCACCATTACCATGACGGGAATGGACCAGGAAATGATGCAGAAAAACATCTCTGTAAAAACATTAAAAGACGCCAAAAAGAACATGGTATCCCTGGCCTTTATCATGCTCTTTGTTATCAGCCTGTTTCTCTTCCTGGGCGGCCTGCTGCACCTTTATGGCGCGCAGGTAAATGTAGCTGCCACCGGCGACAAGTTATTCCCGGAACTGGCGCTGCATCATATGCCTCCGGTAGTTTCCGTGATCTTCATCATTGCGCTCATCTCCGCCCTGTTTCCCAGTGCAGATGGTGCGATGACCGCCCTCACCGCTTCCTTCTGCATCGACATCCTGGGTATGCAACGCAGAACAGACTGGTCAGAGGCGCAGAAGAAAAAATACCGCCAGCGGATTCACCTGCTCATGGCATTTGTGTTCCTGTTGTTTGTGATGATCTTTGAATGGGTGAACAACCAAAGTATGATTGGTGTGATCCTGAAAGTAGCCACTTATACCTATGGGCCGCTGCTGGGGCTCTTTGCCTTCGGTATTCTCTCCAAACGCCGGGTGACAGATGCACTGGTACCGATTGTGTGCGTAGCCGCCCCGGTACTGTGTTTTATTCTGGATAAAAATCAGGCGGCTATTTTCGGCAACTTCCAGATAGGATTGGAATTACTGATTATTAACGGGCTGTTTACCTATATCGGCCTGCTGCTGATCAGCAAAAAGCAATAA
- a CDS encoding helix-turn-helix transcriptional regulator, with protein sequence MKQPPSKILYIERKDKSYTTYEKIPPAFHPMLIQHARYFYSEDANGLILDQQIDTGGLIIYLHIIKVAPGVLVEPFAVEQVIALHVSDTIPVELHEGTKLMLRHEEVSMFNVMPVKHAARPNQEYAMSFHINLRPSYLPVLAKEFPVFKPLADMHIGDVTAPLHTVPFKMNAVSRLIRDRILSSRHIGSTGDLFYRRNAVDFFANYTRQLTAPAPIMMNQTQHSQLNNILTYIVNKLDQPHTPASLCLEFGIHRDLLKGPFEQEFNISLEELVLQEKMAHVFEWLVTTRITLSQIAKMVGYPSAAQLQQDFETYYNCHTAALRNEQ encoded by the coding sequence ATGAAGCAGCCTCCTTCTAAGATCTTGTACATCGAAAGAAAAGACAAGAGCTATACCACGTATGAAAAAATTCCACCGGCTTTTCACCCAATGCTGATCCAACATGCCCGGTACTTTTACTCCGAAGACGCCAATGGCCTCATTCTGGATCAACAAATAGATACCGGAGGTCTTATTATCTACCTGCATATTATCAAAGTAGCACCCGGCGTATTGGTAGAACCCTTTGCCGTGGAACAGGTCATCGCCCTCCATGTATCCGACACCATTCCGGTAGAACTGCATGAAGGCACGAAACTGATGCTCCGCCATGAAGAAGTGAGTATGTTTAACGTCATGCCGGTCAAACATGCCGCCCGGCCCAACCAGGAGTATGCCATGAGTTTCCATATTAATCTCAGGCCCTCCTACCTCCCTGTACTCGCAAAAGAATTTCCGGTGTTCAAACCATTGGCAGATATGCACATCGGCGATGTTACAGCACCGCTGCACACCGTTCCGTTCAAAATGAATGCAGTGAGCCGTCTGATAAGAGACCGGATACTCAGCAGCCGGCATATTGGTAGTACCGGTGATCTTTTTTACCGGCGCAATGCGGTGGATTTCTTTGCCAATTATACCCGGCAACTGACCGCCCCTGCTCCTATCATGATGAACCAAACGCAACACAGCCAGCTTAATAATATACTCACCTACATCGTCAATAAACTGGATCAGCCCCATACGCCGGCGAGCCTTTGCCTGGAATTTGGTATTCACAGAGATCTGCTCAAAGGGCCCTTTGAACAGGAGTTTAACATCTCCCTGGAAGAATTGGTGTTACAGGAGAAAATGGCGCATGTCTTTGAGTGGCTGGTGACGACCCGGATTACCTTATCCCAGATCGCGAAAATGGTGGGTTATCCTTCCGCTGCGCAGCTCCAACAGGACTTTGAAACTTATTACAACTGCCATACGGCTGCATTGCGCAACGAACAATAA
- a CDS encoding DEAD/DEAH box helicase encodes MTFGDLNLNTPLLNALDEIGLKQPTTIQERAFSVIMSGQDVCGIAQTGTGKTFAYLLPTLRQFKFSKEKYPQILIIVPTRELVVQVVEAVKRLTTYMSVEVMGVYGGVNMNPQMEAVKNKLDVLVATPGRLYDLILSGALKMKSVKRLIIDEVDEMLNLGFRTQLRNILDLLPDKRQNLLFSATITEDVEKLIETHFNNPVRIEAAPTGTPLENIDQVVYHVPNFYTKVNLLELLITDDPTMTRTLIFAATKQLADDLHEQLEKEFPGKVGIIHSNKEQNHRFNTVKSFQSGEYRFLIATDIVARGLDIASVTHVINFDTPEVPENYIHRIGRTGRADKKGIAILLTKTAEAENLERIETLMNYRIPVQPLPEDLVISEVLTPDEQPKVHMRNVLVKVPKREDAGPAFHEKKAKNMKVNKKVSHKEKMMLKYGKPKKRGAKKK; translated from the coding sequence ATGACTTTTGGTGATTTAAACCTGAATACTCCTTTATTAAATGCATTGGATGAGATAGGCCTCAAACAGCCTACCACCATACAAGAGCGGGCTTTTTCCGTGATCATGTCGGGACAGGATGTGTGTGGTATTGCACAAACCGGTACGGGTAAGACGTTTGCCTATCTGTTGCCGACCCTCCGTCAGTTTAAGTTTTCAAAAGAAAAATATCCGCAGATACTCATTATAGTGCCTACCCGGGAACTGGTAGTGCAGGTGGTGGAAGCTGTGAAACGCCTGACCACCTATATGAGTGTGGAAGTTATGGGCGTTTACGGTGGGGTGAACATGAACCCGCAGATGGAAGCGGTTAAAAACAAGCTGGACGTACTGGTAGCTACTCCCGGCCGCTTGTATGACCTGATTCTGAGCGGCGCCCTGAAAATGAAGTCTGTTAAACGGCTGATCATTGACGAGGTAGATGAAATGCTGAACCTGGGCTTCCGGACACAGTTACGGAATATCCTGGACCTGCTGCCGGACAAACGTCAAAACCTGCTGTTTTCGGCGACTATCACCGAAGACGTAGAAAAGCTGATCGAAACCCATTTTAATAATCCCGTACGTATAGAGGCCGCGCCCACCGGTACTCCCCTGGAAAATATTGACCAGGTAGTATACCATGTGCCCAACTTCTATACAAAAGTGAATTTGCTGGAGCTGCTGATTACAGATGATCCGACCATGACCCGGACCCTGATTTTTGCGGCAACCAAACAACTGGCAGATGACCTGCATGAACAGCTGGAGAAGGAATTCCCCGGAAAAGTAGGGATTATCCACTCCAATAAAGAGCAAAACCACCGGTTCAATACGGTGAAAAGCTTTCAAAGCGGGGAATACCGGTTCCTGATTGCCACGGATATTGTGGCCCGCGGACTGGATATCGCTTCCGTTACCCATGTCATTAATTTCGATACCCCGGAAGTACCTGAAAACTACATTCACCGTATAGGCAGAACCGGGAGAGCCGATAAAAAGGGGATTGCCATCCTGCTGACCAAAACAGCAGAAGCAGAGAACCTGGAAAGGATAGAAACCCTGATGAACTATCGGATTCCCGTACAGCCATTACCGGAGGATCTGGTTATTTCCGAGGTACTGACCCCTGATGAGCAACCGAAAGTGCATATGCGGAATGTGCTGGTGAAAGTACCCAAACGGGAGGATGCCGGGCCGGCTTTTCATGAGAAGAAGGCTAAAAATATGAAGGTAAACAAAAAGGTAAGCCATAAAGAGAAGATGATGTTGAAGTATGGCAAGCCCAAAAAACGGGGTGCCAAAAAGAAATAA
- a CDS encoding DinB family protein, which produces MQLTEHLATSVENLYSGSPWIDVTFEEHLPRINARQAIQVIKESNCIWQIVNHIIYWHQRVQRYLYNEPPEQDGDLPDFYLPENHGEENWQATLHRLQHSFEQMAATIRKFPEDKLFETVPGTKQVAIYYLQGIAEHDAYHLGQIVLLHKYA; this is translated from the coding sequence ATGCAGCTGACCGAACATCTGGCCACTTCCGTAGAAAACCTTTACAGTGGCTCACCCTGGATAGATGTTACTTTCGAGGAACATTTGCCCCGTATCAATGCCCGGCAGGCCATACAGGTGATTAAAGAATCCAATTGCATCTGGCAGATTGTAAATCACATTATCTACTGGCATCAACGGGTACAACGTTATCTTTACAATGAACCGCCGGAGCAGGACGGCGACCTCCCCGACTTCTACCTGCCGGAGAACCACGGCGAAGAAAACTGGCAGGCTACCCTGCACAGGCTACAGCATTCTTTTGAACAGATGGCTGCCACGATCCGGAAGTTTCCGGAAGACAAACTGTTTGAAACCGTACCGGGGACCAAGCAGGTAGCTATTTATTACCTGCAGGGAATTGCAGAACATGACGCCTATCACCTGGGACAGATTGTATTGCTGCACAAGTATGCCTGA
- a CDS encoding DsbA family oxidoreductase, giving the protein MKVEIWSDIMCPFCYIGKRKFEEALEQFPDKEKITVEWKSFQLNPDLKPEPGTDVYDYLAAKKGQSREWSLSMHAQVVNMAKEAGLTYDFDKAIVANSFHAHRLIQLAKQHRLGDEAEERLFAAYFTEGKDMSNLDTLTEIGVAIGLDKALLQEVLHSAAFADAVEKDNAEAAELGIQGVPFFVLDRKYAVSGAQPVAAFSQALGQAYQEWHTTQPLIMPDGLSGEVCTPDGNCS; this is encoded by the coding sequence ATGAAAGTAGAAATATGGTCTGATATAATGTGTCCGTTTTGCTATATCGGCAAGCGGAAGTTTGAAGAGGCCCTGGAACAGTTTCCGGACAAGGAGAAGATCACAGTGGAGTGGAAGAGCTTTCAGCTCAACCCGGATTTAAAACCCGAACCCGGCACAGATGTTTACGACTATCTGGCTGCTAAAAAAGGGCAATCCCGTGAATGGTCTTTATCCATGCATGCCCAGGTGGTGAATATGGCTAAGGAAGCCGGTCTGACCTATGATTTCGACAAGGCGATTGTTGCCAATTCCTTTCATGCCCATCGCCTGATTCAGCTGGCCAAACAGCACCGGCTGGGAGATGAGGCGGAAGAGCGCCTGTTTGCTGCCTATTTTACGGAAGGAAAAGATATGAGTAATCTCGATACGCTGACGGAAATAGGCGTGGCTATCGGATTGGATAAAGCCCTGCTGCAGGAGGTGCTGCACTCCGCCGCATTTGCAGATGCCGTGGAAAAAGACAACGCGGAAGCAGCAGAACTGGGCATCCAGGGCGTACCGTTTTTTGTACTGGACCGTAAGTATGCGGTATCCGGCGCACAGCCGGTGGCAGCATTTTCTCAGGCACTTGGCCAGGCATATCAGGAGTGGCATACTACGCAGCCGCTGATAATGCCGGATGGCTTGTCCGGAGAAGTATGCACACCAGATGGTAATTGCAGCTGA
- a CDS encoding FecR family protein, with amino-acid sequence MTEKLAGTISADDEQLLDELIEEDEHVREKWESLLQTPPPAGNTPWLEVIDFEEKRHPVRQLVIRLAVAAAIFTAVVFTGWKWWQSSRQQPALAAVPSLISHEDIQLQLANGKTILLSNASENINVEGKQLTNKNKTLSYNNESALPDGINTLKVPVGQDYQIKLPDGTLVFLNAVTKMEFPFAFKGNTREITINGEAYLKIAKDPSRPFIVHLPHSRAEVLGTSFNVNSYDSGVVKVSLVEGSVRVNAGHKTILVKPGLQAIYSANTQALHLKPFDADIELSWRKGIHYFTATSLPEICTVLSRWYGVRVKMDNQLISTEKFTGSIERTTAITIFLESLKETTKANYYFSRDSVLHFQ; translated from the coding sequence ATGACGGAGAAACTGGCCGGGACCATTTCTGCGGACGATGAACAACTACTGGATGAACTGATTGAAGAAGATGAGCATGTACGGGAAAAATGGGAATCTCTCCTCCAGACGCCTCCACCTGCCGGCAATACGCCCTGGCTGGAAGTCATTGACTTCGAAGAAAAAAGACATCCTGTCCGCCAACTGGTTATCCGGCTGGCTGTTGCTGCGGCTATATTTACAGCCGTCGTATTCACAGGCTGGAAATGGTGGCAGTCTTCCCGGCAACAACCTGCCCTGGCTGCAGTCCCCTCGCTGATCTCCCACGAAGACATACAATTACAACTGGCCAACGGAAAAACCATTCTGCTTTCCAATGCCAGCGAAAATATTAATGTAGAAGGCAAACAACTGACCAATAAAAACAAAACGCTTTCCTACAACAACGAAAGCGCATTACCCGATGGTATCAACACCCTGAAAGTACCGGTAGGACAAGATTATCAGATCAAACTACCGGATGGTACCCTCGTATTCCTGAATGCCGTTACCAAAATGGAATTTCCGTTTGCCTTCAAAGGCAACACCCGGGAAATCACCATTAACGGAGAAGCCTATCTGAAGATCGCCAAAGATCCTTCCCGTCCGTTCATTGTACACCTGCCCCACAGCCGTGCAGAAGTACTGGGTACCAGCTTCAATGTCAACAGCTACGACAGCGGCGTGGTAAAAGTATCGCTCGTGGAAGGCTCCGTACGCGTGAATGCCGGCCATAAGACCATCCTGGTAAAACCAGGACTGCAAGCCATATACAGTGCAAATACCCAGGCCCTGCACCTGAAACCATTTGATGCAGATATAGAACTCAGCTGGCGTAAAGGCATCCACTACTTTACAGCCACCTCTTTACCCGAAATATGCACGGTGTTGTCCCGTTGGTACGGCGTTCGTGTAAAAATGGATAATCAACTGATTTCCACCGAGAAATTCACCGGTAGTATTGAAAGAACCACAGCCATCACCATCTTTCTGGAGAGCCTGAAAGAAACAACCAAAGCTAACTACTACTTCTCCCGGGACAGTGTCCTCCATTTCCAATGA
- a CDS encoding RNA polymerase sigma-70 factor, with product MSATTNDTELLAQLKTGSIAAFQHFYIAYRQWLLVTAMTILKNEEEARELVQEFFIDFWQNARYEKIDLTNIQTLKNFLFVSIKNRCLNKIAKDDTRKKRMKEIMLAADYTPPNNKLENNELKQQLENAINLLPERQLLVFRLAYLEHKTRKEIAAAMQISEETVKKQIANALKTLRTYLRKIQL from the coding sequence ATGAGTGCAACTACCAATGATACTGAATTGCTGGCACAGTTAAAAACTGGTAGTATAGCGGCATTTCAGCATTTTTACATTGCCTACCGGCAATGGTTGCTGGTAACTGCCATGACTATATTAAAAAATGAGGAAGAGGCCCGGGAACTGGTGCAGGAATTTTTCATTGATTTCTGGCAAAATGCGCGTTACGAGAAAATAGATCTTACTAATATTCAAACATTAAAGAACTTCCTTTTTGTCAGCATTAAAAATCGCTGCCTGAATAAGATTGCCAAGGATGATACCCGTAAAAAGCGGATGAAAGAAATTATGCTGGCGGCAGATTATACACCGCCTAATAATAAGCTCGAGAACAATGAATTAAAACAGCAGTTGGAGAATGCCATCAACCTGTTACCGGAGCGGCAGCTGCTTGTATTCCGGTTAGCATATCTGGAACACAAAACACGTAAGGAAATAGCTGCTGCGATGCAGATCAGCGAAGAAACTGTCAAAAAACAGATTGCCAACGCACTAAAAACACTGCGCACATATTTAAGAAAAATCCAGTTGTGA
- a CDS encoding ArsR/SmtB family transcription factor, whose product MELIMVFKALSNETRINILIWLKQPHLHFPAEELLDYDPNLGVCVSDITQKAGLSPSTTSDYLSLLQKCGLIVATRVGQWTYYKRNEGAIETLNKLIQKAF is encoded by the coding sequence ATGGAATTAATTATGGTTTTTAAAGCGCTCAGTAATGAGACGCGAATAAACATACTTATCTGGCTCAAACAGCCTCACCTCCATTTTCCTGCGGAGGAGTTGCTGGACTATGATCCAAATCTGGGTGTTTGTGTAAGCGACATTACCCAAAAGGCCGGTTTATCTCCATCCACCACATCAGACTACCTGAGTTTATTACAAAAATGCGGGCTTATCGTAGCTACCCGGGTGGGCCAGTGGACCTACTACAAACGTAATGAAGGGGCGATAGAGACGCTGAACAAATTAATCCAAAAGGCGTTCTGA
- a CDS encoding ion channel produces MALLKRINPFSRQNNDTGFGTNASGFGGRFINRDGSFNLRREGRPFKDRFNVYHMMLSVPVWQFAVVILLFYFTINLLYTGVYWWLGPEQLQGVMGATPWAKFKELFFFSTETFTTVGYGRVNPIGDGANLVAAIEAMTGFLSFAVATGLIYGRFSRPKAHLAFSDQALIAPYKDSTALMFRFASYKDNHTLTNVEVLVNIGLQVQENGEAVYKYYELPLERRKVETLSMNWTVVHPIDENSPLLGFSEQDMESADVELYVTVRGFNDVYSNTVLQRTSYTYHEIAHNRKFVPMYREGSDTTVLELQHLSKSRPV; encoded by the coding sequence ATGGCCTTGCTAAAGAGGATCAATCCATTTTCCCGGCAAAACAACGACACAGGTTTTGGTACCAATGCCAGTGGTTTCGGCGGCCGGTTTATTAATCGCGACGGCAGCTTTAACCTGCGGCGGGAGGGTCGCCCGTTCAAGGATCGTTTTAATGTATACCATATGATGCTGAGCGTGCCCGTGTGGCAGTTCGCCGTGGTGATCCTGTTGTTTTATTTTACCATCAACCTGCTGTATACAGGCGTATACTGGTGGCTGGGCCCCGAACAGCTGCAGGGGGTGATGGGTGCAACACCCTGGGCCAAATTCAAGGAACTTTTTTTCTTTAGCACCGAAACCTTTACCACGGTAGGGTATGGCCGGGTCAATCCGATAGGAGATGGCGCCAACCTGGTGGCGGCCATTGAAGCCATGACGGGTTTCCTGTCTTTTGCCGTTGCTACGGGTTTGATTTATGGCCGTTTCTCCCGGCCGAAGGCACACCTGGCATTCAGCGATCAGGCGTTGATCGCGCCTTACAAAGATAGCACCGCCCTCATGTTCCGCTTTGCGTCCTACAAAGACAATCACACCTTAACCAATGTAGAAGTATTGGTAAATATAGGTTTGCAGGTGCAGGAGAATGGAGAAGCGGTGTACAAGTATTATGAACTGCCACTCGAACGGAGAAAAGTGGAAACGCTGTCGATGAACTGGACGGTGGTACATCCCATCGATGAAAACAGCCCGCTGCTGGGCTTCTCCGAACAGGATATGGAAAGTGCAGATGTGGAATTGTATGTCACAGTGAGAGGATTCAATGATGTATATTCCAACACGGTATTACAACGTACCTCCTATACCTACCACGAAATTGCACATAACCGGAAGTTTGTGCCGATGTATCGTGAAGGCAGCGACACAACGGTATTGGAGCTGCAGCATCTAAGTAAATCCCGGCCGGTGTAA
- a CDS encoding winged helix-turn-helix transcriptional regulator: protein MELTATSNARSICRETSHTDCQKVIMPVRDALDVISGKWKLPIIIAVSSGHKRFRDIERSIPRITSKVLSKELKDLETHKLVKRTVYDSQPVSVEYTLTPYADTLNSVIDALHRWGLQHRKKILGR, encoded by the coding sequence ATGGAACTAACTGCAACCAGCAACGCCCGCTCTATTTGCCGGGAAACCAGTCATACCGACTGTCAGAAAGTAATTATGCCGGTAAGGGATGCCCTGGATGTTATCAGTGGCAAATGGAAACTCCCCATTATTATTGCGGTATCGAGCGGACATAAACGTTTCCGGGATATTGAACGGAGTATACCCCGGATCACCTCCAAAGTATTATCGAAAGAACTGAAAGACCTGGAAACACATAAGCTGGTAAAAAGAACGGTGTATGACAGCCAGCCGGTATCGGTAGAATATACCCTTACCCCCTACGCAGATACGCTGAACAGCGTGATTGATGCGCTCCACCGCTGGGGGCTGCAGCACAGGAAGAAGATACTGGGCAGGTAG
- a CDS encoding zinc-binding dehydrogenase, translating into MKTIVINNYGGPEVLQLTDMPTPAITTPSQVLVKVKATSVNPLDYQVRRGDYASLFELPIITGHDIAGDVIAVGENVKKWRPGDKVYYSPRFGGTGSYAAYHLTDASSLSRMPANLSYEEAAAVPLIGGTVWEMLVVRAKLKKGDTILILGGAGGIGTFAIQVAKSLGAFVYTTGQSILQEQLQQLGADVVIDHHQKNYVEEIQAHTKGKGVDVIIDTVGGSTLSDSPRALANYGSIVTLVDIALPQNLIHAWEKNATYHFVFTRQNRDELRHITRLIETGQVKPVIDSVYPIEDIKSAHQRIADTKRDRPLFGKIVLSL; encoded by the coding sequence ATGAAAACAATTGTCATCAACAACTATGGCGGACCAGAAGTGCTCCAGCTAACGGACATGCCTACTCCTGCCATCACCACTCCTTCCCAGGTACTGGTGAAGGTAAAGGCAACCTCGGTAAATCCGCTCGATTACCAGGTAAGACGCGGGGACTATGCGTCGCTGTTTGAGTTGCCAATCATAACCGGCCATGATATTGCAGGCGACGTGATAGCTGTGGGTGAAAACGTGAAAAAGTGGCGTCCCGGCGATAAAGTCTATTACTCTCCACGTTTTGGCGGTACCGGTAGTTATGCGGCGTATCACCTGACAGACGCATCTTCGTTGTCCAGGATGCCTGCTAATCTTAGTTACGAGGAAGCTGCTGCGGTTCCGCTTATTGGGGGAACGGTATGGGAAATGCTGGTGGTACGGGCTAAACTGAAAAAAGGGGATACTATTCTTATCCTCGGCGGTGCAGGTGGCATTGGAACATTCGCCATACAGGTGGCTAAATCACTGGGGGCTTTTGTGTACACAACAGGGCAAAGCATTTTACAGGAGCAACTGCAGCAGCTTGGAGCGGATGTAGTTATTGACCATCATCAAAAAAATTACGTTGAAGAAATACAGGCGCATACTAAGGGAAAAGGAGTGGATGTCATTATTGATACCGTCGGGGGCAGTACGCTCTCGGACAGTCCACGTGCCCTGGCTAACTATGGTAGCATTGTAACACTGGTTGATATTGCCCTGCCGCAAAACCTTATCCACGCCTGGGAGAAAAATGCTACCTATCATTTCGTTTTTACCCGGCAAAACAGGGATGAACTCCGGCATATTACCCGCTTAATTGAAACCGGACAGGTGAAGCCTGTTATAGACAGTGTGTATCCGATTGAAGACATTAAAAGTGCCCATCAAAGAATAGCAGATACGAAACGGGACAGACCTCTATTTGGTAAAATTGTACTGTCACTATAG